The Ruegeria sp. SCSIO 43209 genomic interval ACAACCTGCGCATTCATCGGGTCGAGCGAGGCGATCGGTTCATCCGCCAGAATGATCTTCGGGTCCTGCATCAGCGCGCGGGCGATGGCGACGCGTTGCTGCTGGCCGCCTGACAAGGCTTCGGCTCGCTTGGGTGCTTGCTCGGCAATGCCTAGCCGATCCAGAATTTCAATCGCCTTATGAATATCCGACCGCGGGTACAGGTTGAACATCGTCGAAAAGGTCGATTGCCTGTTCAGCGTGCCATGCAAAACGTTCGAGACGACATCCATGCGCGGTACAAGATTGAACTGCTGGAAAATCATCGCACAGCGCGATTGCCATTCGCGTTTGGCAGCACCGCGAAGCGCAGAGATCTCTTCGCCTTCAAAAGTAATTGTGCCGGTCGTTGCATCGCTCAGACGGTTGACCATGCGCAAAAGCGTGGATTTTCCAGCTCCGGAGCTGCCTATAATCCCGATCATGGTTGGCTTGTCGACAACGATATTCGCCGAATCCACGGCCCGTTTGTCACCAAACTTTTTGGTCAGCTTTTCAATTCTCAGCATATCGCCCCCATCGTTGCGAGGCGGATAGAACGTCAAAACAAAAGCTTCGTGACGCTTTTGAATCGTTTCGTTTACATCTACGCGAAAGATTTGTGACAGGCGCGATGATTGCCTGTTTCTGCAGCGAGTGTCGTATCTCGCAGGGCTCCACGCGAGTTTTATCCACAGGGCGTCACAAAACTGTTACGCTTGAGCGCAGAAAGAACTAACCTTCACCTATGACCCGTCTTCATGCCAGCCTTCTTCTTCTATGCCTTGCGGTGCCTTCTACTGCGCAGTCTAAAATGGCGGATGTCAGCTGTGATGACAGCGCGCGGATGGCACAGACACTGAAACAGGTTCTGGGGGCCGAACGTCAGGGCATGGGTTTGCGCGATCC includes:
- the phnC gene encoding phosphonate ABC transporter ATP-binding protein encodes the protein MLRIEKLTKKFGDKRAVDSANIVVDKPTMIGIIGSSGAGKSTLLRMVNRLSDATTGTITFEGEEISALRGAAKREWQSRCAMIFQQFNLVPRMDVVSNVLHGTLNRQSTFSTMFNLYPRSDIHKAIEILDRLGIAEQAPKRAEALSGGQQQRVAIARALMQDPKIILADEPIASLDPMNAQVVMQSLRAIHEEDGRMVIANLHTLDTARRYCDRVIGMRDGRIVFDGTPAQLTTGVARDIYGAGADFSEAATSTEIETLDRPEVREAEAYV